A section of the Methanobacterium formicicum DSM 3637 genome encodes:
- a CDS encoding 4Fe-4S dicluster domain-containing protein: MKELVSRPELCDECGKCERICPKNAIRVINGVPVFCLHCAEDRAPCMTVCPEDAIEKIDGAVIIHEEDCIGCGLCRDACPIGAINLDEYGIATKCNLCAGRDKQLCVSVCPKEALKMSSEDMLTDKREHIAKELEKVKMIMKY, translated from the coding sequence ATGAAGGAACTTGTTTCCAGGCCAGAACTCTGTGATGAGTGTGGGAAATGTGAACGCATATGTCCTAAAAATGCCATCAGGGTGATAAATGGAGTGCCAGTTTTCTGCCTACACTGTGCTGAAGACCGGGCCCCCTGTATGACAGTTTGCCCGGAAGATGCCATTGAAAAAATCGATGGTGCGGTGATAATCCATGAAGAAGATTGTATAGGCTGTGGACTGTGCAGGGATGCCTGTCCCATAGGGGCCATCAATCTGGATGAATATGGAATAGCCACCAAGTGCAATCTGTGTGCTGGAAGGGATAAACAACTCTGTGTTTCTGTATGTCCTAAAGAAGCTCTTAAAATGAGTTCAGAAGACATGCTCACTGATAAACGGGAACATATTGCCAAAGAATTGGAAAAAGTTAAGATGATCATGAAATACTGA
- a CDS encoding dihydropteroate synthase-like protein, with translation MNILIITGELASNLVKDASLKSDHNVQVHVVKTPIAAFLTPKRIIAELGTLPESELKSLDMIITPGLIRKDVSPITEKTGIPAYKGSTDAADLDIVLEMVDKLDLSTKKSADKLIEEEQRKRALKYIADFENNQKNTKKLLQKPENILVGDLPVGEDFPMRVLAEIANAPILSQEELLKRAQYFVKSGANMVDIGMVAGENMASRIPDMVNLLQENLDVPVSIDTLQSEELLVAIDSGVDMVLSLDHGNYQKVLPDLKKKQIPAVILPTDYKRGWVPETTNERVNSLIDLKEKCKGINVIADPILDPVNSKSMVDSIIACRNFKESITEGCPIFFGIGNVTELLDVDSVGVNALLAGISMELGASILFTPEESGKTRGSVKELGVSSKMMFLSKMRGSIPKDLGINLLVFKDKRKGEPIPELVDVPEIEAGSEYKFHQDPKGSFKISVEEGRIRVVHYKKIQPTLAIYGQTAWELYHEIINRKLVSRIEHAAYLGQELQKAEDALKLGKNYVQDFPLFEEFMEY, from the coding sequence ATGAACATACTGATAATCACCGGTGAACTTGCCAGCAACCTGGTAAAAGACGCATCTTTAAAATCAGATCACAATGTTCAAGTGCACGTGGTTAAAACACCCATAGCTGCCTTTTTAACCCCAAAAAGGATCATAGCAGAACTCGGGACTTTACCGGAGAGTGAATTAAAATCCCTGGATATGATCATCACTCCTGGACTCATACGCAAGGATGTAAGTCCCATCACCGAAAAAACGGGGATACCGGCCTACAAAGGATCCACTGATGCTGCGGACCTGGATATTGTCCTGGAAATGGTGGATAAACTGGATCTATCCACTAAAAAATCTGCAGATAAACTCATTGAAGAAGAACAAAGGAAAAGGGCCCTGAAGTACATTGCGGATTTTGAAAATAACCAGAAAAACACCAAAAAACTCCTCCAAAAACCAGAAAACATACTGGTAGGGGATCTACCAGTGGGTGAAGACTTCCCCATGAGGGTGCTGGCTGAAATTGCAAACGCACCCATCTTAAGCCAGGAGGAACTCTTAAAACGTGCCCAGTACTTCGTTAAATCAGGGGCAAACATGGTGGACATTGGAATGGTCGCAGGGGAGAACATGGCATCACGTATACCTGACATGGTCAATCTTCTACAGGAGAACCTGGATGTGCCGGTGAGCATAGACACCCTGCAATCTGAAGAACTTCTGGTGGCAATAGACTCCGGGGTGGACATGGTTTTAAGCCTGGATCACGGGAATTACCAGAAAGTTTTACCGGATCTGAAGAAAAAACAAATCCCCGCAGTCATCCTGCCCACAGATTACAAGCGGGGATGGGTCCCGGAAACCACCAACGAACGGGTAAACTCATTGATTGATTTAAAGGAAAAATGCAAGGGAATAAATGTCATCGCCGACCCCATACTGGATCCGGTAAACAGTAAAAGCATGGTCGATTCCATTATTGCCTGCCGAAATTTCAAGGAAAGCATAACCGAAGGATGCCCCATATTTTTCGGGATAGGCAATGTCACTGAACTACTGGATGTTGATTCAGTGGGAGTAAATGCCCTCTTAGCAGGGATTTCCATGGAACTGGGGGCCAGTATTCTTTTCACACCAGAAGAAAGTGGTAAAACCAGGGGAAGTGTGAAGGAACTGGGAGTTTCATCAAAAATGATGTTCCTCTCCAAAATGAGGGGATCCATACCCAAGGACCTGGGTATAAATCTACTGGTCTTCAAGGACAAACGCAAAGGAGAACCAATACCCGAACTGGTGGATGTACCAGAAATAGAAGCCGGTTCTGAGTATAAGTTCCATCAGGACCCGAAGGGTAGCTTTAAAATCAGCGTAGAAGAAGGGAGGATACGGGTGGTTCATTATAAGAAGATACAACCCACACTGGCCATATACGGGCAGACTGCCTGGGAACTCTACCATGAAATCATAAACCGGAAACTGGTTTCAAGGATTGAACACGCAGCCTATCTTGGACAGGAACTCCAAAAGGCAGAAGATGCCCTTAAACTTGGGAAGAATTATGTACAGGACTTTCCACTTTTTGAGGAGTTTATGGAGTACTAA
- a CDS encoding phosphate ABC transporter substrate-binding protein encodes MKNKQIYLLGIIILACAGITVAYSVIAHSEDSVISIVGSSTVQPVAQALAKEYMVQHPNVKVTVEGGDSNVGIQSVKSGSASIGTVSRNLTETESDGLNQYQIGEDSIAVIVNPTNPVNSLTTDQLRDIYQGKISNWKQVGGEDAPIKVIIREAGSGTRITFEDILFGSTVPQDNFTIGISTYQVMQDVAVTPNAIGYVSQNALNTGVKVMGINGISPTDANIASDRYVLKRPLIFLVKGTGNSAIDDFINFSLSPEGQKIVNQTEYNTNSTKEYSVTGAG; translated from the coding sequence ATGAAAAATAAGCAAATTTACCTGTTAGGGATTATTATCCTGGCCTGTGCAGGGATTACCGTAGCATATTCTGTGATCGCTCATTCTGAGGACTCAGTAATCAGTATCGTAGGATCAAGTACAGTGCAGCCAGTGGCTCAGGCACTGGCTAAAGAATACATGGTCCAACATCCCAATGTTAAAGTCACAGTTGAAGGAGGAGATTCCAATGTAGGTATACAATCTGTGAAATCGGGTAGTGCCAGTATAGGAACTGTTTCACGGAATTTGACAGAAACAGAAAGTGACGGGTTGAACCAGTACCAGATTGGGGAAGATAGTATAGCTGTTATTGTAAACCCCACCAATCCAGTGAACAGTTTAACCACCGACCAGTTAAGGGATATTTATCAGGGAAAGATCAGCAACTGGAAACAGGTTGGGGGAGAAGATGCTCCAATTAAAGTTATAATTCGAGAAGCAGGATCAGGGACGCGTATTACATTTGAAGATATACTGTTCGGTTCCACAGTACCTCAAGATAATTTCACCATAGGAATATCCACCTATCAGGTTATGCAGGACGTGGCTGTCACTCCCAATGCCATAGGTTATGTGTCCCAGAATGCCCTTAACACTGGAGTTAAGGTGATGGGAATAAATGGAATATCACCCACCGATGCAAACATAGCCAGTGACAGGTACGTGCTAAAACGGCCGTTGATCTTTTTAGTGAAAGGAACAGGTAATTCAGCTATTGATGACTTTATAAATTTTAGTTTAAGCCCAGAAGGGCAGAAAATAGTTAATCAAACAGAGTACAATACAAATTCCACTAAAGAATATTCAGTTACAGGAGCAGGATGA
- a CDS encoding 4Fe-4S dicluster domain-containing protein: MEKIIIQPDLCDGCHDCQEACARLHGASGILVREVEGSFYPIICQQCEGAPCQLICPTEAMTEKGIEEAKCIGCGLCMMVCPFGAVEIHERKAHKCDQCPDLGTPACVKACSKRAIAKVDTQKLQEEKQRQHIQKITGVGKGNRKSSDLINVMTARTRARKAAEKEA, from the coding sequence TTGGAAAAGATAATTATCCAGCCGGATCTCTGTGATGGATGTCACGATTGCCAGGAGGCATGTGCACGTCTTCACGGTGCTTCAGGGATACTGGTAAGGGAAGTTGAGGGATCCTTCTATCCCATCATCTGTCAACAGTGCGAGGGTGCACCCTGTCAGTTGATATGCCCTACTGAAGCCATGACTGAAAAGGGAATTGAAGAAGCAAAGTGTATTGGCTGCGGTTTGTGCATGATGGTTTGTCCATTTGGTGCAGTGGAAATACACGAGAGAAAAGCCCATAAATGTGACCAGTGCCCTGATCTTGGTACACCAGCATGTGTGAAAGCCTGTTCCAAACGGGCCATAGCCAAGGTGGACACCCAAAAACTGCAGGAAGAAAAACAGCGCCAGCACATTCAGAAGATCACCGGTGTTGGTAAAGGCAATCGTAAAAGCTCTGATCTTATTAACGTGATGACTGCCCGTACCAGAGCCAGGAAAGCCGCGGAAAAGGAGGCCTAA
- the porB gene encoding pyruvate synthase subunit PorB, which translates to MEISEKEFLAPGHRGCAGCGATVGVRLALKALGKNTVAVSATGCLEVITTPYPETSWEIPWIHVAFENAAAVASGVERALKSQGKDTQVVAFGGDGGTADIGLQALSGAMERGHNLIYICYDNEAYMNTGVQRSGATPYGASTTTSPHGKESFGEDKPKKNIPMIMAAHGVPYVATASISYPEDFMKKVQKAREVDGPAYIHLHQPCTTGWGFNPSKTIDLGRLAVETGSWILYEIEDGEFRVTYRPMQRKMVDEYLMAQKRFKHLTEVEREHIQKNVDAICAELKI; encoded by the coding sequence ATGGAAATCAGTGAAAAAGAATTCCTGGCCCCAGGACACCGAGGATGTGCAGGCTGTGGAGCCACAGTGGGGGTTAGACTGGCCCTTAAAGCACTGGGCAAAAACACAGTAGCTGTTTCCGCCACCGGTTGTCTGGAGGTTATCACCACCCCCTACCCTGAAACTTCATGGGAAATCCCCTGGATACATGTGGCCTTTGAAAACGCCGCTGCAGTGGCATCCGGAGTTGAAAGGGCACTGAAATCCCAGGGAAAAGATACCCAGGTGGTTGCTTTTGGTGGTGATGGTGGAACTGCAGATATTGGTCTGCAAGCCCTATCTGGAGCCATGGAAAGAGGTCACAACCTAATTTACATCTGTTACGATAACGAAGCATACATGAACACCGGGGTTCAAAGAAGTGGAGCCACACCTTACGGTGCATCCACCACCACCAGCCCCCATGGTAAGGAAAGTTTTGGTGAGGATAAACCCAAAAAGAACATACCAATGATAATGGCGGCCCATGGTGTGCCCTACGTGGCCACTGCCAGTATATCCTACCCCGAGGACTTCATGAAGAAGGTCCAGAAGGCCAGGGAAGTAGATGGACCTGCCTACATTCACCTTCACCAGCCATGTACCACTGGTTGGGGTTTCAACCCATCCAAGACCATTGACCTGGGACGTCTGGCTGTTGAAACCGGTTCATGGATACTTTACGAAATTGAAGATGGAGAATTCCGTGTTACCTACCGTCCTATGCAACGTAAGATGGTGGACGAATACCTAATGGCTCAAAAACGTTTCAAACATCTGACTGAAGTGGAAAGAGAGCATATACAGAAAAACGTGGATGCCATCTGCGCTGAACTCAAAATATAG
- the porD gene encoding pyruvate synthase subunit PorD codes for MVSIGACVKEPGSTRNNKTGSWRTFKPILDKEKCIDCGNCVLFCPEGCINQDYDIDYDFCKGCGICAEECPVEAIKMERG; via the coding sequence ATGGTATCTATTGGAGCATGTGTTAAAGAACCTGGAAGCACCCGAAACAACAAAACCGGAAGCTGGAGAACCTTCAAGCCCATTCTGGATAAAGAAAAATGTATTGACTGTGGCAACTGTGTTCTTTTCTGTCCGGAAGGATGCATAAACCAGGATTATGATATAGATTATGATTTCTGCAAAGGCTGTGGTATCTGTGCAGAGGAATGCCCAGTTGAAGCAATAAAAATGGAGAGAGGATAA
- a CDS encoding MFS transporter, whose translation MLTTITRPRISLDNPRQMWFVLLAICLVNFMFNFYIGLVNVCLPTITEFFGASVMTATWISNIYLICLTVSVIFLGRIAGMWSRKKFFMIGTILWVTASLACYFAPSAEMLIVIRGIQGLAAGFMAAVYYAILDKTFPPEKLGLAMGCLLVALSGGYAIGPLVGGFIAAYLGWHTIFLAVIPFGILSICVYLLTAQKPEADKDLELIERKKKYENKDPPFSRGKIYSILIDYKGAILQAIFLFTLTYALILAQKMGFDIFDMVLMAVALIFAALFVWVEAKHEEPLFRMEVFRSITFSAYITGLLLNYIILYMAFFTLPFYFQKVIGVPVNISGILISIIMFTAMFLSIIAGGLADKIGVKPLAIAASISCIVATTIIYTFHTGTGLPLIIIGLIALGFGYGLYQSPNNKMIISVVPEIFKTQVSAMMTLTKNLGSVLGNCFAGLILSSAIAQSALSSNLTLVGTQATEFMTGMERVFLFGALCSVILLVSTLDLQKYFSQPDQTLIKTKETS comes from the coding sequence ATGCTCACCACTATAACCAGACCCCGAATATCACTTGACAATCCCCGGCAGATGTGGTTTGTTTTGCTGGCAATATGTTTGGTGAATTTCATGTTCAACTTCTACATTGGCCTGGTGAATGTTTGCCTACCCACCATTACCGAGTTCTTCGGGGCCAGTGTAATGACTGCCACCTGGATCTCCAACATATACCTGATCTGCCTCACTGTATCGGTGATATTCCTGGGTAGAATAGCAGGAATGTGGAGCAGGAAAAAGTTCTTCATGATAGGGACCATCCTGTGGGTAACTGCCTCCCTGGCCTGTTACTTTGCTCCCAGTGCAGAAATGTTAATAGTTATAAGGGGCATTCAGGGCCTGGCAGCCGGTTTCATGGCAGCAGTGTACTATGCCATTCTGGATAAAACCTTCCCCCCTGAAAAACTGGGACTGGCCATGGGATGTTTGCTGGTGGCATTATCCGGAGGTTACGCCATTGGCCCCCTGGTTGGCGGTTTCATAGCAGCCTACCTTGGCTGGCATACCATATTCCTGGCAGTCATACCATTCGGGATTTTAAGTATCTGCGTATACCTGCTTACTGCTCAAAAACCAGAAGCAGATAAAGATCTGGAGTTAATTGAGAGGAAAAAGAAATATGAAAATAAAGATCCGCCCTTTTCCCGTGGTAAAATTTATTCCATACTCATCGATTATAAGGGAGCAATTTTACAGGCCATATTCCTGTTCACATTGACCTATGCCCTGATCCTTGCCCAGAAGATGGGCTTTGATATATTTGACATGGTGCTGATGGCAGTTGCATTGATATTTGCAGCGCTCTTTGTCTGGGTAGAAGCCAAACACGAAGAGCCCCTTTTTAGAATGGAAGTATTCAGGAGCATCACATTCTCTGCATACATCACCGGACTCCTATTAAACTATATAATACTCTACATGGCATTTTTCACCCTCCCATTCTATTTCCAGAAGGTAATTGGTGTGCCGGTGAATATTTCCGGGATATTAATCAGCATTATAATGTTCACCGCCATGTTCCTCTCCATAATTGCCGGAGGACTGGCTGATAAAATCGGAGTAAAACCTCTGGCCATTGCAGCCAGCATATCCTGCATAGTAGCCACCACCATCATCTACACATTCCATACTGGAACCGGGCTGCCACTCATTATCATTGGATTGATTGCCCTTGGTTTTGGATACGGTCTTTACCAGTCCCCCAACAACAAGATGATCATCTCGGTGGTGCCAGAAATCTTCAAGACCCAGGTGTCAGCCATGATGACCCTGACCAAGAACCTGGGATCAGTTCTGGGGAACTGTTTTGCCGGTTTGATCTTAAGCAGCGCCATTGCCCAGAGTGCCCTGAGCAGTAATTTAACACTGGTGGGAACTCAGGCCACCGAGTTCATGACTGGAATGGAAAGAGTATTCCTCTTCGGAGCCCTGTGTAGTGTGATACTCCTGGTTTCAACCCTGGATCTCCAGAAATACTTTTCACAACCGGATCAAACCTTGATAAAAACAAAAGAGACCAGCTAA
- a CDS encoding GNAT family N-acetyltransferase, which yields MNFELRPLNPKHLIQFKKDIQEAFQQGAVDGFGEIEEEILPESHINRSLSAKGSIAYEAILDGEFVGGAVVLIDSKTQHNHLDFLYVKNGTHSKGVGQSIWNAIEKLHPETKVWETGTPYFERRNIHFYVNKCGFHIVEYFNKYHKDPNEETEMEQLPDIDYFADFFRFEKVMR from the coding sequence ATGAACTTTGAATTACGGCCACTTAACCCCAAACACTTGATACAGTTTAAGAAAGATATACAGGAAGCATTTCAACAAGGTGCTGTTGATGGATTTGGTGAAATAGAGGAAGAAATACTTCCTGAAAGTCATATAAATCGTTCTCTTTCTGCTAAAGGTTCTATTGCCTACGAAGCCATACTTGATGGAGAATTTGTTGGTGGGGCTGTTGTTTTGATAGACAGCAAAACACAGCATAATCATCTTGATTTTTTGTATGTAAAAAATGGAACACACAGTAAAGGTGTGGGACAGTCTATTTGGAATGCTATTGAAAAGTTACATCCTGAAACTAAGGTTTGGGAAACCGGTACCCCTTACTTTGAAAGACGTAATATACATTTCTATGTAAACAAATGCGGGTTCCATATTGTAGAGTATTTTAATAAGTATCATAAAGATCCCAATGAAGAAACAGAGATGGAACAGTTACCAGATATTGATTACTTTGCAGATTTCTTTCGTTTTGAAAAAGTTATGAGGTAG
- the porA gene encoding pyruvate synthase subunit PorA, with product MVQKVFTSNRAVAEAVKLAKPAVVPVYPITPQTTISEYLAQFVADGDLKAEYIRVESEHSAISAALGASGAGVRVFSATSSQGLALMHEILFAAAGMRSPIVLVDANRALSAPLSIWNDQQDSISERDSGWLQIYAEDAQEALDSVLVAYRVAEDRDVLLPCMVCIDGYFLTHTVEPLEVPSQEDVDQFLPEYKPYAFLDPEHPMSIGTFTDPEYYMEARYAIEASMEGSKKVLAKAYHEFEEVFGRKYDLIETYKCDDAEIIIVAMGSVCGTIKDVIDDLRSKGEKVGLLKIRVFRPFPKEEIKEVLEKASKVAVLDKNISFGMGGVLYNNIKATTNANAYGFIAGLGGRDITPHYVKEILEKTKNPTGEVEWIGLKKEEL from the coding sequence ATGGTTCAAAAAGTTTTCACATCAAACCGAGCCGTTGCAGAAGCGGTTAAGCTGGCCAAACCAGCAGTAGTTCCTGTTTATCCCATCACTCCCCAAACAACAATTTCAGAATACTTAGCCCAGTTTGTGGCTGATGGGGATTTAAAAGCAGAATACATTAGAGTGGAATCAGAGCACAGTGCAATCAGTGCCGCACTAGGTGCGTCCGGAGCAGGTGTTAGAGTCTTCTCTGCCACATCATCCCAGGGACTGGCCCTGATGCACGAAATACTGTTTGCAGCAGCTGGTATGAGGAGCCCAATAGTATTAGTTGACGCTAACCGGGCATTATCCGCACCACTCAGCATCTGGAATGATCAGCAGGATTCCATATCCGAACGTGACTCAGGATGGCTTCAAATATATGCAGAAGACGCTCAGGAAGCTTTGGACTCTGTTTTAGTAGCTTACAGAGTTGCTGAAGACCGGGATGTTTTACTGCCCTGCATGGTCTGTATTGATGGATACTTCCTAACCCACACTGTGGAACCCTTGGAAGTGCCCAGTCAGGAAGATGTGGACCAGTTCCTACCAGAATACAAACCTTACGCATTCCTGGACCCGGAACACCCCATGTCCATTGGTACTTTCACTGACCCTGAATATTACATGGAAGCCCGTTACGCAATAGAGGCCTCCATGGAAGGATCTAAAAAGGTCCTAGCCAAGGCCTACCATGAATTTGAAGAAGTATTTGGTAGAAAATACGATCTGATTGAGACTTACAAGTGTGATGATGCTGAAATCATCATAGTAGCCATGGGTTCTGTTTGTGGTACTATAAAAGATGTTATCGACGATCTCCGCTCAAAAGGAGAAAAAGTAGGACTCCTGAAAATCAGGGTCTTCCGTCCTTTCCCCAAAGAGGAGATTAAAGAAGTCCTGGAAAAGGCATCTAAAGTAGCAGTCCTGGATAAGAACATTTCATTTGGAATGGGAGGAGTGCTTTACAACAACATTAAAGCCACCACCAACGCAAATGCCTACGGATTCATAGCTGGACTGGGAGGACGGGACATAACCCCCCATTACGTTAAAGAAATCCTTGAAAAAACTAAAAACCCCACCGGTGAGGTGGAGTGGATCGGACTCAAAAAGGAGGAACTCTAA
- a CDS encoding histidine kinase dimerization/phosphoacceptor domain -containing protein — translation MNLRKRTLITLAVSLLLLVAVLYVISQNLLMGNLTEVQVDSTQKDLETVNDLLFRDLDDLSAIDKQWAMLGEDSFYDKTSQTFNPDALRIFNSTGIDLVIVSSSMDGTVYFKSLNDSENLNDSQTSSSHQDELESYLSQNSFIKSENLSNPFQGILLLPSGTYLISSSPITGSEGNNLILGRYLEIPQNGHLSKIPGLSLNITPFNNGEMVPTFHDVSRDFSYGSPVIIKPVENNTISGYSLLRDGEGRAVFQMKLSENPYIIDKGQETLIYFIFSFLVTGIILGFITLLFLDKIVLSRINDLNNRVQEITKTNDISRRLPVNGSNDEISGLSHGINSLLISLQSSWEEIQQSRKKYRNIFYNTGTAMISTEGDGVISLINSEFENLSGFKKVQVEGIKSWKDFFPEDIKKMTKYSKIRKLNEHLAPRNYEARFLGREGSLKDVYLTVTTVPGTDQFLLSLMDITPLKQSLEEKDALLREVHHRVKNNMQIMISLLNMKARHTSDEEVKSILMESQDRIKSMAMVHDGLYHSPDMIHINLGNYIQRLTTELFRSYGVDSNLIKLVVNVDAVSISIDTAVPCGLLLNELVSNSIKHAFDPSEKGEIRICLSSDEDLSFENLYSPEDSSSPEVQGSSKDSSSLTDERSPPELTLTVWDNGKGLADGFDISKSDTMGMKLIDALVTQLEAKIEFNNSPGACFKIKFKELNYSKRI, via the coding sequence GTGAACCTCCGTAAACGTACCTTAATTACTCTGGCAGTATCGCTATTGCTGCTGGTAGCAGTGCTTTATGTTATCTCCCAAAACCTTTTAATGGGGAATCTTACAGAGGTCCAGGTGGACAGTACCCAAAAAGACCTTGAAACTGTGAATGATTTATTATTCAGAGACTTAGATGATCTATCAGCAATAGATAAACAGTGGGCCATGCTGGGTGAAGATTCATTTTACGACAAAACCAGTCAAACTTTCAATCCAGATGCTCTGAGAATATTCAACAGCACCGGTATTGATCTGGTGATAGTTTCCTCATCAATGGATGGAACTGTGTATTTTAAATCCTTAAATGATTCTGAAAATTTAAATGACTCACAAACTTCATCATCCCACCAGGATGAACTGGAAAGTTACTTATCCCAGAATTCGTTTATAAAGTCAGAAAATCTAAGCAATCCCTTCCAGGGCATTTTATTATTACCTTCCGGCACTTACTTAATCTCATCAAGTCCCATTACTGGTTCTGAGGGTAATAATTTGATTCTGGGCCGTTACCTTGAAATCCCCCAAAATGGTCATTTATCAAAAATTCCCGGTTTATCCCTGAACATCACCCCATTTAATAATGGCGAGATGGTCCCAACCTTCCATGATGTGAGTCGTGATTTTTCGTACGGGTCGCCAGTGATAATCAAACCGGTTGAGAACAACACCATCAGTGGATATTCATTACTGCGAGATGGTGAAGGTCGTGCTGTTTTCCAGATGAAACTATCTGAAAACCCTTATATTATAGATAAAGGCCAGGAAACTTTAATTTATTTCATATTCTCATTTTTAGTGACTGGAATAATATTAGGATTCATCACCCTGCTGTTTCTGGATAAGATTGTTTTATCCAGAATAAATGACCTCAACAATCGAGTACAGGAAATAACGAAAACCAACGATATATCCAGACGTTTACCAGTAAACGGATCAAATGATGAAATATCCGGTCTTTCCCATGGTATCAACAGCTTGTTAATTTCGTTGCAGAGTTCCTGGGAAGAAATTCAGCAGAGTAGAAAAAAGTACCGGAATATTTTCTACAACACTGGAACTGCCATGATAAGCACAGAGGGAGATGGAGTTATCTCCTTAATAAACTCTGAATTTGAAAACTTATCCGGGTTTAAGAAGGTGCAGGTGGAAGGTATAAAAAGCTGGAAAGACTTTTTCCCGGAAGACATTAAGAAAATGACCAAATACAGTAAAATACGAAAATTAAATGAACATCTAGCTCCCCGGAATTATGAGGCCCGGTTTTTAGGCAGGGAGGGTAGTTTAAAGGATGTATATTTAACTGTAACAACCGTACCCGGTACTGATCAATTTTTGTTATCCCTGATGGATATCACCCCACTCAAACAGTCCCTGGAAGAGAAGGATGCCCTCCTACGGGAGGTACACCACAGGGTTAAAAATAACATGCAGATAATGATCAGCCTGCTGAATATGAAAGCAAGGCATACCAGTGATGAGGAGGTGAAGAGTATCTTAATGGAAAGCCAGGATAGAATAAAGTCCATGGCCATGGTACACGATGGCCTGTACCATTCACCGGATATGATTCACATAAATCTAGGAAATTACATCCAGAGATTAACCACCGAACTTTTCAGGAGTTACGGTGTTGATAGTAACCTGATTAAGTTAGTAGTTAATGTGGATGCGGTATCCATATCCATTGACACTGCAGTACCCTGTGGTCTTCTTTTAAATGAATTGGTAAGTAATTCCATTAAACACGCCTTTGATCCCAGTGAAAAAGGGGAAATAAGGATTTGTTTGTCTTCTGATGAAGATTTGTCCTTTGAGAATTTGTATTCTCCCGAAGATTCATCCTCTCCTGAAGTTCAAGGTTCTTCTAAAGATTCATCTTCACTCACTGATGAACGTTCTCCTCCTGAATTAACCCTCACAGTCTGGGACAATGGAAAGGGATTAGCAGATGGTTTTGATATAAGTAAATCTGATACCATGGGTATGAAACTGATCGATGCCCTGGTAACCCAGCTGGAAGCAAAAATAGAATTCAATAACAGTCCAGGGGCATGTTTTAAAATTAAATTTAAAGAGCTTAATTATTCCAAGAGAATTTAA
- the porC gene encoding pyruvate synthase subunit PorC yields MIEIRFHGRGGQGAVTAAEILAKAAFEDGKYCQAFPFFGAERKGAPVMAFSRINDKPIRRRYQVYNPDHVLVLDETLIEAVDVLSGLKDGGKVIVNTKEDLKLGDADVHTIDATGIALDILGVPIVNTVMLGAFAKIIGGVSLDSIIKITKETFPGKIGEKNAEAAKIAFEQAK; encoded by the coding sequence ATGATCGAAATTCGCTTTCACGGACGCGGTGGTCAAGGCGCAGTTACCGCTGCAGAGATACTAGCAAAAGCAGCATTTGAAGACGGAAAATACTGTCAAGCATTCCCATTTTTCGGTGCTGAGCGAAAAGGCGCACCGGTTATGGCTTTTTCAAGAATAAATGACAAGCCAATTAGAAGAAGATATCAAGTTTATAACCCAGATCATGTACTAGTATTAGACGAAACCCTCATAGAGGCCGTGGATGTATTATCCGGCCTTAAAGATGGAGGCAAAGTCATTGTAAATACTAAGGAAGATTTAAAATTAGGTGATGCAGACGTACACACCATTGATGCTACTGGAATTGCCCTGGACATCCTGGGTGTTCCCATTGTGAACACCGTGATGCTGGGAGCATTTGCCAAAATAATTGGTGGAGTATCACTGGATTCAATTATCAAAATAACCAAAGAAACTTTCCCTGGTAAAATTGGGGAGAAAAACGCTGAAGCAGCGAAAATTGCCTTTGAACAGGCAAAGTAA